A window from Primulina huaijiensis isolate GDHJ02 chromosome 11, ASM1229523v2, whole genome shotgun sequence encodes these proteins:
- the LOC140988311 gene encoding zinc finger BED domain-containing protein RICESLEEPER 2-like, which translates to MIRLVRGSRLGSRKGFRPARIVGFSPSSGFEKILPNYIAQTWCYVLHEMETNDKEVVGAMQTAPTVESQASHSQNWSVSIGANETSQNENLDAEITGEDDGNKRKLRYPAWNHFERKKIGGKWRVVCNDCKKSLGAEEKNGTRHLLNHIKTCLYKRQKTINQSLLQQKKYNDEMVVLGTYNFNQDHGRTELANMIILHEYPLSMVDHVGFRRYSYALQPLFKVVSRNTIKNDIIKVFEYERDKTMKLLESNASRIALTIDMWKSSNYRLVRFMYVPCPHTVEILASALVECLLDWNLDSKLSTLTVDDCTTNDTMIEHILDKLPPSSLILEGKLFHMRCCAHILNLVVRDVLELICDSIKTIRYSVGFWSATPKRDEKFIETARQLKVLSTKQLELDCKTRWNSTYLMLITALEYKDVCARLKQRETLYKRVPKEEDWSKVREISSKYDNLVKTMATNMKVKFEKYWDVMNCLLAIGSGSILDPRYKMKTYQFYYPLVYGDMSSFEIKTVKKKLFDVVEEYKKNSKLSREKSELDYYLEESLLPRNTSDFDILCWWKTNGIKYPILHDIAKDVLAIPMTTVASKSTFSSSGRVLSTHRNKLHPKTVEALMCARNWLWIEIQDYIVSKDQKFDNDYDIEDPDEPEPRTNCKID; encoded by the exons ATGATACGGCTTGTAAGGGGATCAAGGCTCGGTTCGAGGAAAGGTTTTAGACCGGCAAGAATCGTTGGTTTTTCTCCAAGCTCAGGTTTTGAG AAAATTTTACCAAATTATATTGCTCAAACTTGGTGCTACGTACTGCATGAG ATGGAAACTAATGATAAAGAGGTTGTGGGTGCCATGCAAACTGCTCCAACTGTGGAAAGTCAAGCATCACATTCGCAAAATTGGAGTGTTTCAATAGGGGCAAACGAAACATCTCAAAATGAGAATTTAGATGCTGAAATTACAGGAGAAGATGatggaaataaaagaaaattaagatATCCCGCATGGAATCATTTTGAGAGAAAGAAAATTGGAGGAAAATGGAGAGTAGTGTGCAATGATTGTAAGAAATCCTTGGGTGCTGAAGAAAAGAATGGTACCAGGCATTTGCTTAACCATATAAAAACATGTTTGTACAAAAGACAAAAGACAATAAATCAATCACTATTGCAGcaaaaaaaatacaatgatGAGATGGTGGTGCTTGGGACATACAATTTCAACCAAGATCATGGGAGGACGGAGCTTGCGAATATGATTATATTGCATGAGTATCCGTTATCTATGGTTGATCATGTAGGCTTTAGAAGGTACTCTTATGCCTTACAACCATTATTTAAGGTTGTTTCTCGGAACACAATTAAGAACGACATCATAAAGGTGTTTGAGTATGAAAGAGATAAGacaatgaaattattagagtcaAATGCTAGTCGAATTGCATTGACAATTGATATGTGGAAGTCAAGTAATTA TCGGCTTGtaag ATTTATGTATGTGCCGTGTCCACATACTGTTGAGATCCTTGCAAGTGCCCTTGTTGAATGCCTCTTGGATTGGAATTTGGATAGTAAGTTATCTACTTTAACTGTTGATGATTGCACAACTAATGATACTATGATTGAACATATTCTCGACAAGCTTCCTCCAAGTTCACTTATTTTAGAAGGAAAATTATTTCACATGCGGTGTTGTGCCCATATTTTGAATTTGGTTGTGAGGGATGTACTAGAATTGATTTGTGACAGTATTAAAACAATTCGTTATAGTGTCGGATTTTGGTCGGCAACTCCTAAAAGAgatgaaaaatttattgaaacaGCTCGACAGTTGAAGGTTCTAAGCACCAAACAATTGGAACTTGATTGCAAAACACGATGGAACTCCACTTATTTAATGCTTATCACTGCATTGGAATACAAAGATGTGTGTGCTCGTTTGAAACAACGTGAGACTTTATATAAAAGAGTTCCCAAAGAAGAAGATTGGTCAAAAGTGAGAGAGATTTCTTCTAAAT ATGATAATTTAGTGAAAACAATGGCAACAAATATGAAAGTAAAGTTTGAAAAATATTGGGATGTGATGAATTGTTTATTAGCAATTGGGAGCGGGAGCATTTTAGATCCGAGGTACAAGATGAAAACATATCAATTCTATTATCCTCTTGTTTATGGTGATATGTCTtcatttgaaattaaaacagTAAAGAAAAAGTTGTTTGATGTGGTAGAAGAGTACAAGAAAAATTCCAAACTATCTCGGGAA AAATCCGAGTTGGATTATTATTTAGAAGAGTCACTCTTGCCAAGAAATACAAGTGACTTTGATATATTATGTTGGTGGAAGACAAATGGGATCAAATATCCCATTTTGCATGATATTGCTAAGGATGTATTGGCTATTCCTATGACGACCGTTGCTTCCAAATCAACATTCAGTTCTAGTGGGAGAGTGTTAAGTACACACCGTAATAAGCTTCATCCTAAAACTGTGGAGGCTTTGATGTGTGCTCGAAATTGGTTATGGATTGAAATTCAAG ATTATATAGTTTCAAAGGATCAAAAGTTTGACAATGATTATGACATAG AGGATCCGGATGAGCCAGAGCCACGCACTAATTGTAAAATTGATTAA